A single genomic interval of Sceloporus undulatus isolate JIND9_A2432 ecotype Alabama chromosome 2, SceUnd_v1.1, whole genome shotgun sequence harbors:
- the RNF225 gene encoding RING finger protein 225 has product MAHHNVAFQPENSFQQPEPKEEAGNSEHSALDCVICFTPYDRLFKLPKELSCGHIFCLECLARINVSSEDVNSVTCPVCRAPTALPHHKGLPGLPTCHDLLDQLPSIPAPPGSVRFDRQRGLLYLPGGNRSHSQAGPKPGTDALNTVSLSVDVGRPAPQGANRILGLSGWPFYVALAVALLVTIGLIICGIYIFLMPSMYTVSTGGPLQANHSFGHEVNQSYPVNLPPP; this is encoded by the coding sequence ATGGCCCACCATAATGTCGCCTTTCAGCCCGAGAACTCCTTCCAACAGCCAGAGCCAAAGGAAGAAGCAGGGAACAGTGAGCACAGTGCCCTGGACTGTgtcatctgcttcaccccttacgACCGGCTCTTCAAACTGCCAAAGGAACTGAGCTGCGGCCACATTTTCTGTCTGGAGTGCCTGGCCCGTATCAACGTCTCTTCTGAGGATGTCAACTCGGTCACCTGCCCGGTTTGCCGAGCGCCAACTGCCTTGCCTCACCACaaagggctgccaggcctcccCACTTGCCATGACCTCCTGGACCAGCttccctcgatccctgccccacCTGGCTCTGTGCGTTTTGACCGCCAACGTGGCTTGCTCTATCTGCCTGGTGGCAACAGGAGCCATTCGCAGGCTGGACCCAAGCCTGGGACCGATGCCCTCAACACTGTCAGCTTGAGTGTTGACGTGGGGCGACCTGCCCCACAAGGAGCCAACCGAATCCTGGGCCTCTCTGGCTGGCCCTTCTATGTGGCTCTGGCAGTTGCCCTGCTGGTTACAATCGGCTTAATTATCTGTGGTATTTATATCTTTTTGATGCCATCCATGTATACTGTTTCAACGGGAGGGCCCCTCCAAGCAAATCACAGCTTTGGCCATGAGGTAAACCAGTCATATCCAGTGAACCTCCCTCCGCCCTAG